In one window of Candidatus Hydrogenedentota bacterium DNA:
- a CDS encoding transposase, translated as MAQSLAKILVHLIYSTKNRVPCLSAELRPKLFAYQAGILRECESPAIVIGGDSDHVHALFTLSKNNSLCKVIEEVKKGSSKWIKTQDGEFAGFYWQNGYGAFSVSESHVARVRQYIEEQVEHHKKISFQDEFRLFLKRYEIEYDERYVWD; from the coding sequence ATGGCGCAATCTTTGGCAAAGATTCTCGTTCATCTCATTTACAGCACGAAGAATCGGGTACCATGCCTTTCCGCGGAGCTTCGCCCAAAATTGTTTGCCTATCAGGCAGGCATCCTACGGGAATGTGAGAGTCCGGCCATCGTGATAGGCGGGGATTCAGACCATGTACACGCTTTGTTCACACTTTCCAAAAACAATTCCCTGTGCAAGGTCATCGAAGAGGTCAAAAAAGGTTCGTCCAAATGGATTAAGACCCAGGACGGTGAATTTGCCGGATTTTATTGGCAGAACGGGTATGGTGCTTTCTCTGTTAGCGAATCCCATGTAGCTAGAGTGCGCCAGTACATCGAGGAACAGGTGGAACACCACAAAAAAATATCATTTCAGGACGAATTTCGCCTGTTCCTGAAACGGTATGAGATTGAATATGACGAGCGTTATGTGTGGGATTGA